In Paenibacillus durus, the DNA window GAAAACTATTGGAAAAGTATTGAATTAATTTGGGATGATAAAATTAGATATAAAACAAATAAGAGGGAAGTTTCAGTACTCCATTTACAGAACACTAGTGTTATGAAAGTTGAAATCCCTATTGATGAGGTAATGGAGACTAAGAGCCCCCGTCAAATAGCTCTATTCAGATTTTCTATAATAGAAAACCCCTTTTATAATGTTAAATATTATTGGGACATTAGTCCAGGGGGCTTTGCTTTTACAAATTCTTGTATAGCAATATCCTTATAGAAGTTTTCGTGGGAACAATTATTAAAACACCTTTCACAATATTTATCAAAAAAATGAATAGTACTGAACAATATAATATCATTTGATTTTATCGAATTGGAGAATTATATGAAAATTATTGAAGCTTGTAGTGTAACGAAGCAATATAGGCAATATCGACGATTTTCCGGATCTTTTGGTGCATTGAAAAACTTATTTACTAGAGAGTATATCGAAGAAATAGCTGTAAAAGATTTGTCTTTTTCAATAGAAGATGGAGAAGCAGTTGGTTATCTTGGTCCAAATGGGGCTGGAAAATCGACAATGATTAAAATGATGACAGGTATTTTGGTGCCGTCTAAAGGTGAGTTGAAGGTTCTTGGTGAGTTTCCACACAAATCACGTAAGAGAATTGCTCAACAGATTGGGGTGGTTTTCGGTCAGCGAAGTCAATTATGGTGGGATCTACCCGTAATAGATTCCTTTGATTTACACAAATATTTATATAAGATATCAGAACCCGACTATAAGAAGGGTCTAGCTTTATATACTGATTTGCTAGGTATTGGTGAGTTTATTAATAAACCTGTTCGACAACTTAGCCTTGGCCAAAGAATGCGTGTTGAAATTGCAATTTCACTTCTTCATGAACCCCGAATCCTATTTCTGGATGAGCCGACTATAGGACTTGACGTATTGGCTAAGGATCAAATAAGGCGGTTTCTTCGAACAGTAAATAATGAAAAAAAGGTAACAATTTTTCTTACTTCGCATGACATGAAGGATATTGAAGAAATATGCCAACGGATGATTATTGTAAATAAAGGAAATATTATATACGACGGAACAGTAACGGAACTTCGAGAAAAGCTTAGTAATCAACGTCAAATGACAATTAAATTTCATCAAGATCCTGGAAGAATTGAGATTCCAGAAGCAATTTTAACTAAGGATGATGGATTACGAAAAATTTATTTAGTTGAACGGAGTAGCAAATCAACTTTTGAGATAATGAATCAACTTTCAGCATGCTATTCCATTGAAGACTTTTCGATAGAAGATATAGATATCGACTCTGTTATCCGTAAGTTATATCAACAATTGAATGAAAAAAAAATGGAATCAAGCAAGTTGGGTTGAATGGAGGTTGTTTATTGAAGATTTATCTTAAATACGGAATGAAATCTTTTTCTAATCAGCTTGTGTATCGTTCTGAGGTATGGTTGCGACTGTTAGGGAACTTTTTTGTAATTTTTATTCAGGCAGCGATATGGAAAGCAGTTATTGGTTTGGGGGGAACAGAAGGGTATACGATTCAACAAATGGTAACTTATAGTATTATCAATATACTAATTTATGCTTTACTTTTGAATTCTATTATAAGTAACAAAGTGGACAAAAAACTCAAAACTGGAGATATTGCCCTAGAGCTCATTAAACCCCTTTCTTATTCGTTATATCTTTTGGCTGATGGACTAGGAAACTCTATATATCAACTTTTGTTTACTGTAATTCCATCTTTAATTATTGCTTTGTTTTTCTTTGGTATGTTACCTCCAGCTTCAGAAATTCATTTGATAGCCTTTTTCATAACATTGCTTATTGCGGTAATGATCTCCTTTTATTTGGGTTATCTGATATCATTAATTGCTTTTTGGTTATTAAATCATTTTGCCTTAAGTTGGACGCTTGATGGATTAATTATTTTGTTTTCAGGTTCATTTCTTCCTTTGTGGTTCTTTCCTTCATCATGGGCTAATGTTGCTCAAGCACTCCCTTTTCAATATTTAGGTTACATTCCAGCTGCAATGTATCTTGGGACTATACCCAGTTCGAAAATTCTCATAGTATTATTCACTGGAATCGGCTGGACAGGAGTGCTTTTTTTAATTGTTCAATGTCTATGGTGGAGGGCAGTTAAAAGACTCGTAGTGCAAGGAGGATGATTTGGAAAGGAGAAATAAAATGTCAATGTCGTTACTTGGAAAATTACTTCGCTTACTGATAAAAGAAAGAATGGAATATCGAGCAGATTTTATTTTAGCTGCGATAGCACAAATGATAGCTTATGGAGGAGAATTTCTTGTTATTTGGCTCTTTCTTCGTAAATTCAATCACATATCAGGATGGACTTGGCCCGAGATTTCTATACTTTACAGTATGGGATTGCTTACTTATGCATTAGGAGCATCATTTTCATATGTTCAGATGAGGGAAGTTGAAGATAAGGTTCAAAGTGGGAAACTGGACCATTATTTGGTTAAACCAGTTAACCCCTACTTTTATTTGATATGTAGAGGTTTAAATTTAAGTTATATAGCCCATTTGATCTTAGCTGGTTCTATATTTATCTGGTCATGGGCGAATATAGATATGGATTGGACATTTATCAAAATTCTTTATCTGATTTTAAGTATTATTAGTAGTTCTATGATTTATGCCGCAATAATGACTCTAATCGGTGCAATGTCATTTATTTGGATTAAAACCAATTACTTATTTGATTTGTTTTTCAATTTCAAAGATTTCATCTCATACCCGATTCAAATTTATGGTTATTTTATACAATTGTTATTGACGTTTGTTTTACCTTTAGCTTTTGTTAACTTCTTTCCATCAGCGTTTCTTCTATCCAATAATACATCCTTTTTAACCGGATCAATCTTATGGTTCACCCCAATTATTGGTCCTGCTGTATATTATGCTAGTTATAAATTTTGGATGTATGGCATTAACAAATATCAAGGTGCCGGAGGTTGAATTCTATGAAGGTACATTAAAAAAGAAGAAAGCATACATGGTTATTGAAAACGTTTTAGTCAGGAATAGAAGTCATATTATTAAATAAGGGGATGTAGTGCCAATGGTGAGTAATATCGAATGGGATGATCTTAATCCTATTGAACGCTACAAGATAATGCAGAATCGAATTCCAAAATTCCGCATAGGTACGTATCAGGCAGATATCGGTGAAGTAATTCTGCTTACTCTTTATACGATAGACTTGGTACTAAAACAGGAAGGTAAGACACATTACCACTTTTATATTCTAGATGATGCATCCGTCAGCCATTTAATTGGAGTGGCCCTGGGACAAATTTCCGAACCAGGCATATTGAATCGCGCTTTTATTGCTGTAGATGAAGCTAAACTAGTTTACCGGTTTACCGTAGCGAAAAAATTCAAAATTAGAGATGACAGAGTTAAACAACTAAGAATAAATAGCTGGGGCAGAGAGTATATCAAGGAATACAAACTTTTAAAAACACAACAAGACATTTTCGGAACACTACATTCTTATTTCATAAAATATTTCAGGACTCAACAACCTGTTTATGCAAACGTTTGTGCGACTCTACTATTAGACATTAATCCACATACTGCAGAGCAAATCCAATCTTTGAATGACCTGCTTGACATAAAGCTATTATCTTGAATTAAGGAGCTATTCCTGTAATGAATTAATTTGAAAGAAAAAAGCGCCTCCTGTATGCTGGGTCTCGAATGCGATCACATTCATGCCCTAATTAAAAATGAGGATGCTCACTATGAAGTATAAGTAATCGAAGAAACAGAATCAACGGATTATGCGAATTCCCGAAAAGACCCTTGTCGTAGGCGCAGACATCGCCAAAGAAACCCACGTGGTCCGCGCCATCGATTTTCGCGGGATTGAGCAGGCGAAGGATTGCGTGTTCCAAAATAACCGCACCGGATTCAGTGGATGAAGGAGCTTCAGCGGGAGCATGCCAAGACGGACGTTTATCTTCGGTATCGAACCCACCGGACACTACTGGTTTACGCTGGCGGAATATTTAGCGCGGTAGGGCATTCCTTTGGTCATTGTGAATCCGCATCACGTACACAAAAGTAAAGAACTTGAAGACAATTCACCCACGAAAAACGACTATAAAGACGCCAAGGTCATTGCCGATTTGGTGCGAAACGGGAAGTACAGCGAACCCAAACTGCCGACGAGCATCTATGCGGATCTACGGGTTCTCATGAATCTTCGGGAGAAGATTATGGTGAATTTCGGACAGGTGCAAAGGCGGGTGCAGAACTGGCTGGATCGCTTCTTCCCGGAATACACGCAGGTCTTTAAGGACTGGGAAGTAAAAGCATCGCGAATCACGCTTGGTGAGTTCCCGACTCCAGGAGAAATCGCAGAGCGCGGTGCAGACGCCATTGTACAGAGGTGGAAGAAAGATGTGAAGCGAGCTGTAGGCTCTAAACGAGCGAGGCTACTCGTGGAAACGGCAAGAACCTCTATCGGGCTTGCAGAGGGACTTCCTGCAGCGAAAATGGAGATCAAAACGCTATTGGAGTTGTATGAAATGTTCGCCAGACAGCTCGAAGAGATTCTGACCGAGGTGGAGCGTCTACTCTCTCAAATCCCGGGAACTTAAGAGATGCTCACCGTACCGGGCGTGGCTGTGGTCACCTTGGCGGGGTTCCTGGCGGAAGTTGGGGATCTGAGCGGTTACGAGCATGGACAGCAGATTATTCGGCTGGCCGGACTGAACCTCAAAGAGAACAGTTCGGGAAAGAAAAAAGGCAAATCCAGCATTACCAAACGTGGACGAGCAAGACTTCGAGCCCTGCTGTTCCGGGCGGTGATGCCCATGGTAGCGAAGAACGCCGAGTTTAAGGCCCTGCACCAGTACTTCACGAAGCGAAGTCAAAATCCGCTCAAGAAAAAGCAATCGATTGTCGCCTTGTGTCGGAAGCTGATTCGCGTCCTTCACACGTTAGGTACCAAGGCAACTTCCGTACAATGCAAACGACGTTTTAGGGCCGGTACTCAGGCTCAGTTACAGATGGCGGCTTAAGAAAAACCGAATTCATGTTTCTCACCGGACTGGAATGACCAACGACAATTGAAGCACAGAGCAGCCGTAGGAATCATTTCCATAAGGACAAAGACCCCGCGTGACATGGGAGGGTAAGCCGTCAAGAGTAGGGTGTGGATATCCATTGTGCGATCATAGGAAATATCCATGGGCTGGGGACAAATTCCCCCTCCTCTCTATTCCCGCCACCGGCTCCACCAGAAATAATGTTATCCTTACATGACTTCTCCAACTCTCATCAAGTCAATGGCTGTAAATCTAAGAATGAGTGAGCAAACAAGAGAAAATATTAATTTATAGTGGGAGGTACAATTTTAGATATGGACAATATTACAAAATTGGTAGAGAGACTGGACATTATTCAAAAATTCTCTTTAACCTTATATGGCCGTTACGATCTAAATAAATCCATCATATGGATGGTAGAGGAAATGGGCGAGGTGGTAGCGGCGATTCGAAAGGGAAAATCAAAGGAAGATATTACAGGGGAACTGGGAGATTTGATGGCCTGGATTATATGCCTAGGAAACATACTGGACATCCGAATAACAGAAGCATTGGAGCAAACGTTTACAAAAGAAATGAATAGGCAGCTCAGCCAGTATGGTCACTTGAAATATGCTAGTGAGGGACCAGAACTTCAATCGCATAGTTCAGGAGTGGATTGTAATAATGTTTAGCAGGGAAATCGCCATGCCGTTCGGAAACCTGGTTATTCAATCCACTAATTCAGCCTATCTGGCTGAGCGTGTGCTTGGCTCAGCTTCATACACCAAAACGTTTGCTGATAGGCAATATCATCTTTATCTCCACCACGAACTGCCGCCGGAAACAAAATTCTATCGTCAGGAAATGCTTGAAAGGGGGATATATCTGGGGCATCATCATGGTGTTTCGGGAAGAATACAGCTTGCTCGCGATGCTTTGAGCATTACACTTGACTGCGGGTCGCAGCAAGCCTATGAGAAAATTATTTGGTCTTATGCACTGAAGCAGATAATTACCTGCATGTCCTTAGATCATGGCGCACTGCACTTGAAAGCCTCTATGCTGCTGAAAAATGAGAAAGCAATCTTGCTCCTTGGGAGAGGGAAAAGCGGTAAAACAACACTTGCCTCCTTTTTAGAACAATCTGGTTACTATTTTGCCGGGAATACCCATGTAATGGTGAAAGATTATGAAGCATGGAGCATTAATAGCTGGAGAAGGATAAGAGACTCTGACGCGCGTGAGAGCTACATTTTACCTGATCACCGAGATAAGGCTAACAGCAAAATTCAAGCGATTTATATTGTCGATTGTAACCGAAAAGGGCAATTTGTATGCTCTCCGCTGGATGACAGAACAGCATTGTCGTTTATCACCTACTTTGCGGCAGCAATAGGAAATTATGATTTAAAGGAGGACATGGTTGATACTCATAGGGATTCCAGCTTTTCGGAACGAATGCGCCTGTTAGGCACTGAAAATATTTTAATTAGACGTTTGATCCGCAACTTCAAGGTGCACTATATAAGTGCGGATATTTTCGATTCCGATTGCGCAGTAAAAGCTTATGATTATATTAATAAAGGGATGAAATAATGAAGATTGCCATAGTGCCTTCGGCTGATCTGTCATATAACTCCGGCAGTATAATTTATGCCAAGAATTTATTTGAGTTTTTGCATTCTCACGGTCATGAAGCATATTTGCTAGGGAGCAAACCTCCAGATGACGTGAGTGACGAGCTTATGAGATACATTAAAATCGTCCCCTTTTTGCTGGAACATCCTATTATTGACGATCGTGAAGTAAGTTCTGTGGATTATGCCCAATCATTGTCGGCCATAGTAAACTATTTAGTAGAACTTCACGAAATAGTAGGATTGGACTTGATTCATGCCCATTATGGTTCCTTTAACAGCTTTGGTGCTTATGTGGCTTTTGGATTGACCGAAGTACCATATATCGTGTCAAGCTTCGGAAGAGATGTTAATCTCGGATACGAGCATGATCGGAGAATTAAGTGGCTTATTGACGGAAGTTTTTCTAACGCAAGCCGGATCTTAGTTACGGACGAAACCATTAAAAACAAAATATGCAGCATGTACTCCTCAGAATGTATTGGGCAGAACATATTGGAAATTCCTATGCCTCTGGATGAGCGGATTTTTCTAGATAGCAAGGATAGCAAGCTTCACATAGATGAAAAAACGCCTATTCTAGCCACCGTGAACTCCTGTTTTAGTCCGGAAAAAGGAATTGTCACCATATTGACCGCTTTCGCAGAAATCGTCAAGAAGATACCTTGCTGTTTAGTCATTGCTGGACAGGATGATCACCCGGAACAAATTCACCGAAAATTATTGGACGAAACAGTGAAGAGACTTGGTATAGGAAATGCGGTAATATTCACAGGATATTTAGACAGAGCAAGCGTCGGCCAACTCCTCAGAACAGCTACCCTTCTCATTGATGCCAGGCAAAAAGGCAATTTTAGCTCGGTACTTCTGGAAGCGATGTTCATTGGTACACCCGTCGTTGCAACACGGAACGACGCATCTCTTAAAATCATTAAACATGAATATAATGGTTTATTGTTTAAACAAGAACACTCACGGGAACTTGAAAGTAAAGTGATAGAATGCCTTTTTAATCCAAGTATTCTAACAGGTCTGAAAGCCGGGATGGCCCAATGGCTTGACGCACAGGGTGAGATTTATAGGGAAGAAAATTGTTTCACCAAAATATTGTCGGTATATAAGGAGATCGCAGGAGGGGGAAGCGTTGATTCGATTCGGAATGCCTAAAGGAGTCGTAAAGCGAAAGTCAATCTCGTTAATCGAAGACTTATTAAGAGTTCCCATCAACAAAGACAAGCTGCATTTTTTTGATCAAGGCGATGTTCATTATTATTTGCTGAAACATAGAGATATTCCGAGGCTTATCGAATTAGGATGTTTGGATTTAGGGATTACCTCTACAGAATGGCTTTATGAGAATGGTTCCGATCTATACATTCATAAGGAACTAGACTGGTGCGATACCCGGATTAGCCTAATCAGTGATAAAGATAGTCCTGTATTAAGCGAGAACGCGACCATTCGCTGTATCACGGAGTTCCCAAGAATTAC includes these proteins:
- a CDS encoding MazG nucleotide pyrophosphohydrolase domain-containing protein translates to MDNITKLVERLDIIQKFSLTLYGRYDLNKSIIWMVEEMGEVVAAIRKGKSKEDITGELGDLMAWIICLGNILDIRITEALEQTFTKEMNRQLSQYGHLKYASEGPELQSHSSGVDCNNV
- a CDS encoding glycosyltransferase family 4 protein, with amino-acid sequence MKIAIVPSADLSYNSGSIIYAKNLFEFLHSHGHEAYLLGSKPPDDVSDELMRYIKIVPFLLEHPIIDDREVSSVDYAQSLSAIVNYLVELHEIVGLDLIHAHYGSFNSFGAYVAFGLTEVPYIVSSFGRDVNLGYEHDRRIKWLIDGSFSNASRILVTDETIKNKICSMYSSECIGQNILEIPMPLDERIFLDSKDSKLHIDEKTPILATVNSCFSPEKGIVTILTAFAEIVKKIPCCLVIAGQDDHPEQIHRKLLDETVKRLGIGNAVIFTGYLDRASVGQLLRTATLLIDARQKGNFSSVLLEAMFIGTPVVATRNDASLKIIKHEYNGLLFKQEHSRELESKVIECLFNPSILTGLKAGMAQWLDAQGEIYREENCFTKILSVYKEIAGGGSVDSIRNA
- a CDS encoding ABC transporter permease, yielding MSMSLLGKLLRLLIKERMEYRADFILAAIAQMIAYGGEFLVIWLFLRKFNHISGWTWPEISILYSMGLLTYALGASFSYVQMREVEDKVQSGKLDHYLVKPVNPYFYLICRGLNLSYIAHLILAGSIFIWSWANIDMDWTFIKILYLILSIISSSMIYAAIMTLIGAMSFIWIKTNYLFDLFFNFKDFISYPIQIYGYFIQLLLTFVLPLAFVNFFPSAFLLSNNTSFLTGSILWFTPIIGPAVYYASYKFWMYGINKYQGAGG
- the hisG gene encoding ATP phosphoribosyltransferase, which encodes MIRFGMPKGVVKRKSISLIEDLLRVPINKDKLHFFDQGDVHYYLLKHRDIPRLIELGCLDLGITSTEWLYENGSDLYIHKELDWCDTRISLISDKDSPVLSENATIRCITEFPRITRDFFSRTNKNNVTIDNISGSSEALVPSIYNCCVDCVETGKTLLLHNLTEESIIYKSQIVLVSKHTVCNQTKNLITMIMELMSHKEQNCSINGM
- a CDS encoding ABC transporter permease, whose protein sequence is MKIYLKYGMKSFSNQLVYRSEVWLRLLGNFFVIFIQAAIWKAVIGLGGTEGYTIQQMVTYSIINILIYALLLNSIISNKVDKKLKTGDIALELIKPLSYSLYLLADGLGNSIYQLLFTVIPSLIIALFFFGMLPPASEIHLIAFFITLLIAVMISFYLGYLISLIAFWLLNHFALSWTLDGLIILFSGSFLPLWFFPSSWANVAQALPFQYLGYIPAAMYLGTIPSSKILIVLFTGIGWTGVLFLIVQCLWWRAVKRLVVQGG
- a CDS encoding ABC transporter ATP-binding protein; the protein is MKIIEACSVTKQYRQYRRFSGSFGALKNLFTREYIEEIAVKDLSFSIEDGEAVGYLGPNGAGKSTMIKMMTGILVPSKGELKVLGEFPHKSRKRIAQQIGVVFGQRSQLWWDLPVIDSFDLHKYLYKISEPDYKKGLALYTDLLGIGEFINKPVRQLSLGQRMRVEIAISLLHEPRILFLDEPTIGLDVLAKDQIRRFLRTVNNEKKVTIFLTSHDMKDIEEICQRMIIVNKGNIIYDGTVTELREKLSNQRQMTIKFHQDPGRIEIPEAILTKDDGLRKIYLVERSSKSTFEIMNQLSACYSIEDFSIEDIDIDSVIRKLYQQLNEKKMESSKLG